Proteins encoded within one genomic window of Thioploca ingrica:
- a CDS encoding sodium/hydrogen exchanger codes for MLENIWFVAALWMGLAFIASLISIRLGVSVALVEILVGVFAGNFLGVHQTTEWINFLAMLGSGVLTFLAGAEIDPVSLKTNLKASLVIGGVSFFLPFVGVWLFAQYVLGWPLPQAQIAGIALSTTSVAVVYAVMIEGGYGNTALGKMILAACFVTDFGTVLALGILFADFNLWLLIFVIVTSITLWYMPVWTKFVITSFGATKVSEPEVKFILFVLFFLGGLATTAKSEAVLPAYLVGLVVAGVFLRDKTLVMRMRSIAFAVFTPFYFIKAGLHVSLPALWSALGIIAVLLALKVVTKYLGVYPLARFFKMQNGEAHYTALLMSTGLTFGTISALFGLNNQIIDQTQYSILVTVVILSAIIPTLIAQRYFQPSHETMMAWGKWHEHNQPAKIITNE; via the coding sequence ATGTTAGAAAATATCTGGTTTGTTGCGGCATTGTGGATGGGACTGGCATTTATTGCTAGCCTGATTTCTATTCGCTTAGGTGTATCGGTAGCTCTGGTAGAAATTCTGGTGGGTGTTTTCGCCGGCAATTTCCTCGGGGTCCATCAAACCACGGAATGGATTAATTTTCTTGCCATGCTGGGGAGCGGTGTCTTAACTTTTCTCGCTGGTGCAGAAATTGACCCAGTTTCTCTCAAAACCAATCTGAAAGCCAGTCTTGTGATTGGCGGCGTGTCTTTCTTCCTGCCATTTGTAGGAGTTTGGCTGTTTGCCCAGTATGTTTTAGGGTGGCCCTTGCCACAAGCACAAATCGCGGGTATCGCCCTCTCTACCACTTCCGTAGCGGTGGTTTATGCCGTCATGATTGAAGGCGGTTATGGCAACACCGCCTTGGGTAAAATGATTCTCGCCGCGTGTTTCGTTACCGACTTTGGCACAGTGCTGGCGTTGGGCATCCTCTTTGCGGATTTTAACCTCTGGTTATTAATTTTCGTCATCGTGACATCGATAACGCTATGGTATATGCCGGTCTGGACCAAATTCGTGATTACCAGTTTTGGTGCCACCAAAGTCAGTGAACCCGAAGTTAAATTCATTTTATTCGTCTTATTTTTCCTGGGTGGATTAGCAACAACGGCTAAAAGTGAAGCGGTGCTACCGGCTTATTTGGTAGGATTAGTGGTGGCCGGTGTCTTCTTACGCGACAAAACCTTGGTGATGAGGATGCGAAGCATTGCTTTTGCTGTATTTACACCCTTCTACTTCATCAAAGCGGGTTTACATGTCTCATTACCGGCTTTATGGTCGGCACTCGGTATCATTGCTGTTCTATTGGCATTAAAAGTAGTAACTAAATACCTGGGCGTTTATCCGCTGGCAAGATTCTTCAAAATGCAAAACGGTGAAGCGCATTACACGGCATTATTGATGTCAACGGGTTTAACTTTCGGGACTATTTCTGCATTATTTGGTTTAAACAACCAAATTATTGACCAGACTCAATACAGTATTTTGGTCACCGTAGTTATTTTAAGCGCAATTATTCCTACCTTAATTGCTCAGAGATATTTTCAACCCTCGCATGAGACCATGATGGCGTGGGGAAAATGGCATGAACATAACCAACCCGCTAAAATTATTACTAACGAATGA
- a CDS encoding heme d1 biosynthesis protein: protein MSSQTDVPTHLLLQWHITERCNLRCAHCYQDDYARNELSFTDLLQVLSQFKELLAIFQQRAGQSIPAHITVTGGEPFARQDFLELLAVFADHRSLFSFAILTNGTFIDAAMAQRLRQLAPRFVQVSIEGTAATHDRIRGQGNFAQTVEAIKQLRKQRLPTLISFTAHRDNYREFPEVARLGRQLGVNRVWADRMIPWGSGSQLQTLTSQETKTFLEIMAHTRAKRTWFNRGTEIALHRALQFLVGGHPYHCTAGDSLLTVQPNGDLYPCRRMPIRIGNLMTTSLVELYDNNEFLHQLRHPQQVSEGCQPCCYAHWCRGGLKCLSYAVTGNPFQADPGCWLSQPV, encoded by the coding sequence ATGTCTTCCCAAACCGATGTGCCAACGCATTTGCTATTGCAGTGGCATATTACTGAGCGGTGTAATTTGCGCTGTGCTCACTGTTATCAAGATGATTATGCCCGCAATGAACTGAGTTTCACTGACTTGCTTCAGGTGCTGTCTCAGTTTAAAGAATTATTGGCTATCTTTCAGCAGCGCGCCGGTCAATCCATACCCGCTCATATTACTGTCACTGGGGGTGAACCGTTCGCGCGGCAAGATTTTTTAGAGTTATTAGCCGTATTTGCTGACCATCGTTCGCTGTTTAGTTTTGCCATTTTAACCAATGGAACGTTTATTGATGCCGCTATGGCACAACGGTTACGCCAATTAGCACCGCGGTTTGTCCAAGTCAGTATCGAAGGAACCGCCGCGACTCATGACCGTATTCGTGGCCAGGGCAATTTTGCGCAAACGGTAGAGGCCATTAAACAGTTACGCAAACAACGCCTACCTACCCTCATTTCTTTTACCGCACATCGTGATAATTATCGTGAATTTCCCGAAGTAGCTCGATTAGGACGGCAATTGGGTGTCAATCGAGTCTGGGCCGATAGAATGATTCCGTGGGGCAGTGGTTCGCAGTTACAAACGCTGACATCTCAAGAAACTAAAACGTTTTTGGAAATTATGGCCCATACCCGTGCTAAACGCACCTGGTTTAATCGTGGTACTGAAATTGCCTTGCACCGTGCTTTGCAATTTCTCGTCGGTGGTCACCCGTATCATTGCACGGCTGGCGATAGCTTACTGACTGTACAACCTAATGGCGATCTTTATCCGTGCCGACGAATGCCCATTCGCATTGGCAACTTGATGACAACTTCTTTAGTAGAACTTTATGATAACAATGAATTTTTACACCAACTTCGCCATCCACAGCAAGTGAGTGAAGGCTGTCAACCCTGTTGTTATGCGCACTGGTGTCGAGGCGGACTCAAATGTTTGTCATATGCGGTGACCGGAAATCCCTTTCAAGCGGATCCGGGTTGTTGGTTGAGTCAGCCGGTGTAG
- a CDS encoding membrane protein, which produces MLNLLIQIPEPVFLIYFTLFSISCMVIGKLRINFDGSTQYQLPELTTFTPFEMAALQPDERTRIIHIALFNLWHRQFIIISGEGREIQIESSSSEPPPDKIEKLIFNFINQKARTPAEFFENITLLSQLDKTIEPLHQKLEQQHLQKTSQQLQQDKIVFLVILFLIWASGGSILLLNLYRGMPVGYLVIFLIFITIITFPVLNFQRTTRLGQQYLQKLMQRYNSPVIQKNLDLAWQIAIFGRDGIASHAVFSRSFPKTLAGILSFGESKKSKRVGRWGGEGCGGGSGGGCGGCGGGD; this is translated from the coding sequence ATGTTGAATTTACTTATTCAAATTCCGGAACCCGTTTTTTTAATTTACTTCACATTGTTTTCAATCAGTTGCATGGTTATCGGGAAGTTACGGATTAATTTTGATGGCTCAACCCAGTATCAACTGCCTGAACTCACTACTTTTACCCCGTTTGAAATGGCTGCTTTACAACCCGATGAGCGAACCAGAATTATTCATATCGCTTTGTTTAATCTCTGGCATCGTCAATTCATTATTATTTCAGGTGAAGGGCGTGAGATTCAAATTGAATCCAGTTCCTCCGAGCCACCGCCAGATAAGATTGAGAAATTAATTTTCAACTTTATTAATCAAAAAGCGCGCACCCCCGCCGAATTTTTTGAAAACATCACCCTGCTTTCGCAATTAGATAAAACCATTGAGCCACTCCACCAAAAATTAGAACAACAACATCTTCAAAAAACTTCACAACAATTACAACAAGATAAGATAGTATTCCTGGTGATATTATTCCTGATTTGGGCGAGCGGTGGAAGTATACTTCTCCTTAATTTATACCGTGGTATGCCCGTAGGGTATCTGGTCATTTTTCTTATCTTCATAACTATAATTACCTTCCCAGTTTTGAATTTTCAAAGAACTACCCGACTAGGACAACAATATCTCCAAAAATTGATGCAACGTTATAACTCGCCAGTAATACAAAAAAATCTTGACCTAGCTTGGCAAATAGCTATTTTTGGAAGGGACGGTATAGCCAGTCATGCGGTTTTTTCGAGATCGTTTCCAAAAACACTTGCCGGTATATTGAGTTTTGGTGAAAGTAAAAAAAGTAAACGGGTGGGAAGATGGGGAGGGGAAGGATGTGGTGGTGGCAGTGGTGGAGGATGTGGCGGTTGTGGAGGCGGAGATTAA
- a CDS encoding peptidase M48, translated as MNEFTIVFLMVLALGTSLQFWLARRHMAHIRSHQQTVPQAFTEKITLADHQKAATYTLAKNRFGQQMLLVEVLILLLWTLGGLLNLLDQTWRSLAWPELWTGVAVLISFGLLSTLIDLPAHFYSTFRIEAQFGFNRTTPRLFFIDTFKSLFLMLLIGIPLITIVLWLIAHTGPLWWLNVWIVWLGFSLVMIWAYPTLIAPWFNQFKPLENDELKQRIETLLHRNGLTSQGIFVMDGSKRSGHGNAYFTGLGNSKRIVFFDTLLEGLNTDEIEAVLAHEIGHFKRKHLPKRLLGVASLSLVGLALLGWLIQQDWFYHGLGVTTASNYMALLLFMLVLPVFTFFLQPLLAWFSRRHEFEADDFAAQQASPLTLIQALVKLYKDNASTLTPDPLYSAFYDSHPPAPVRIAYLSSKLKPST; from the coding sequence ATGAACGAATTTACGATAGTTTTTTTAATGGTTTTAGCCTTAGGAACCAGTTTGCAATTTTGGTTAGCCAGACGACATATGGCGCATATTCGCTCACATCAACAGACGGTTCCCCAAGCTTTTACTGAAAAAATCACTTTAGCTGATCATCAAAAAGCGGCCACTTATACCTTAGCAAAAAACCGCTTTGGACAACAAATGCTCCTGGTTGAAGTACTCATTTTACTGTTATGGACACTGGGTGGGTTACTGAATCTGCTTGACCAAACTTGGCGAAGTTTGGCGTGGCCAGAACTTTGGACTGGCGTAGCTGTCTTGATTAGCTTTGGATTATTGTCCACTTTAATCGATTTACCGGCTCACTTTTATAGTACTTTTCGGATTGAAGCCCAATTTGGTTTTAATCGCACGACGCCGCGGTTATTTTTTATCGATACTTTCAAATCACTCTTCTTGATGTTATTAATCGGTATCCCCTTAATTACAATCGTATTGTGGTTAATAGCACATACTGGGCCGCTGTGGTGGTTAAATGTATGGATAGTTTGGTTAGGATTTAGTCTGGTGATGATTTGGGCTTATCCCACTTTGATTGCCCCTTGGTTTAACCAATTTAAGCCATTAGAAAATGATGAATTAAAACAACGTATTGAAACTTTATTACACCGTAACGGCCTAACCAGCCAAGGTATTTTTGTTATGGATGGTTCTAAACGTTCCGGACATGGTAATGCTTATTTTACTGGATTAGGGAATAGTAAGCGGATTGTGTTTTTTGATACCCTACTAGAAGGATTAAATACTGACGAAATAGAAGCCGTGCTAGCTCACGAAATTGGCCATTTTAAGCGCAAACACTTGCCTAAAAGGTTATTGGGAGTAGCTAGTTTAAGTTTAGTTGGTTTAGCCCTGTTGGGGTGGTTAATTCAACAAGATTGGTTTTATCATGGTTTGGGGGTAACCACAGCCTCGAACTATATGGCACTGCTTTTATTTATGTTAGTTTTGCCCGTATTTACTTTTTTTCTCCAGCCATTATTAGCTTGGTTCTCGCGTCGGCATGAATTTGAAGCGGATGATTTTGCCGCTCAACAAGCCAGTCCGCTCACGTTGATTCAAGCGTTAGTTAAATTGTATAAAGATAATGCCAGTACTTTAACACCGGATCCGTTATATTCTGCTTTTTATGATTCACATCCACCCGCACCGGTGCGAATTGCTTATTTATCCAGTAAACTAAAACCTTCTACCTGA
- a CDS encoding UspA domain-containing protein: MYQKILVAYDGSEGSTLALTKAVKLAQLTGATLEAIWVKSKLPHYPETVSEIEGEREAGEVFFNQLQNEMETYSRQLNCNIKLVALAGHTAKTILNHALEGYFDLIVLGHQGHSSLWGVSLGHTTDKVSENAHCSVLIVR; the protein is encoded by the coding sequence ATGTACCAGAAAATTTTGGTTGCCTACGATGGTTCTGAAGGTTCCACGTTAGCTTTAACTAAAGCAGTGAAACTTGCGCAGCTAACTGGTGCCACTCTCGAAGCGATTTGGGTTAAGTCCAAATTACCGCACTACCCAGAAACGGTTAGTGAAATTGAGGGTGAAAGGGAAGCCGGTGAAGTTTTTTTTAACCAATTGCAAAACGAGATGGAAACGTACTCACGCCAGCTTAACTGCAATATCAAGCTAGTGGCACTTGCCGGTCATACCGCTAAAACCATTCTCAATCACGCTCTCGAAGGGTATTTTGATTTGATTGTACTAGGCCACCAGGGACATTCCAGTTTATGGGGTGTTTCCTTGGGACATACGACCGACAAAGTGAGTGAGAATGCTCATTGTAGTGTGCTCATTGTACGATAA
- a CDS encoding oligoribonuclease — protein sequence MPQNPSNLIWIDLEMTGLDPDHNTIIEIATLITNSDLQVIAEGPVLAIHQSEAILTTMDEWNTRQHNQSGLIERVRNSPFTLAMAEEFTLNFLQQQVPPNASPMCGNTVSQDRRFLYRYMPNLEKYFHYRHIDVSTLKELAKRWLPNLPEFEKASKHLAMNDIYDSIEELKYYRQHFFRMIP from the coding sequence ATGCCACAGAATCCAAGTAATTTGATTTGGATAGATCTGGAGATGACCGGTCTTGATCCCGATCACAATACCATTATAGAAATTGCCACCCTGATCACTAATTCGGATCTCCAAGTGATTGCTGAAGGGCCGGTATTGGCTATTCATCAAAGTGAAGCAATACTTACGACAATGGACGAGTGGAATACTCGCCAACATAATCAATCTGGTTTAATTGAACGCGTGCGAAATAGCCCATTCACCTTGGCGATGGCTGAAGAATTCACCTTGAATTTTCTTCAACAACAGGTTCCTCCCAACGCTTCACCGATGTGTGGCAATACCGTGAGTCAAGATCGACGTTTTTTATATCGTTACATGCCTAATCTAGAAAAATATTTCCATTATCGTCATATTGATGTCAGTACTTTAAAAGAACTGGCTAAACGTTGGTTACCCAATTTGCCTGAATTTGAAAAAGCATCCAAACATTTAGCCATGAATGATATTTATGATTCTATTGAAGAACTCAAGTATTATCGCCAACATTTTTTCCGAATGATTCCCTGA